Proteins found in one Sorghum bicolor cultivar BTx623 chromosome 1, Sorghum_bicolor_NCBIv3, whole genome shotgun sequence genomic segment:
- the LOC8081867 gene encoding calcium-transporting ATPase 10, plasma membrane-type, with protein MESYLKENFGAVQAKHSSEEALGRWRKLVGVVKNPKRRFRFTANLDKRSEATAMKKNNHEKLRVAVLVSKAALQFINSIAPSSEYKVPADVKAAGFGICAEELSSIVEGHDVKKLKSHGGVQGLASKLSTSESDGLATSADKLSTRRGVFGVNKFAEAESRGFLVFVWEALQDMTLMILAVCAFVSLMVGIATEGWPKGAHDGLGIVASILLVVFVTASSDYRQSLQFKDLDKEKKKITVQVTRSGYRQKLSIYELLAGDIVHLSIGDQVPADGLFMSGFSLLINESSLTGESEPVAVNAENPFLLSGTKVQDGSCKMLVTTVGMRTQWGKLMATLSEGGDDETPLQVKLNGVATIIGKIGLIFAVVTFAVLTESLFRRKIMDGTYLSWTGDDALELLEFFAIAVTIVVVAVPEGLPLAVTLSLAFAMKKMMNDKALVRHLAACETMGSATSICSDKTGTLTTNHMTVVKACICGKIKEVDGDSDTKSLFSELPDSVMTILSQSIFNNTGGDVVLNQDGKREILGTPTETAILEFGLSLGGDFSAVRKASTLVKVEPFNSAKKRMGVVIQLPEGALRAHCKGASEIILASCSKYLNEEGNVVPLDEGTIDHLKATIDSFANEALRTLCLAYMEVEDGFSANDQIPTDGYTCIGIVGIKDPVRPGVKESVAICRSAGITVRMVTGDNINTAKAIARECGILTEGGIAIEGPDFRTKSEEELTQLIPKIQVMARSSPLDKHTLVKHLRTKLDEVVAVTGDGTNDAPALHEADIGLAMGIAGTEVAKESADVIILDDNFSTIVTVAKWGRSVYINIQKFVQFQLTVNVVALVVNFSSACLTGSAPLTAVQLLWVNMIMDTLGALALATEPPNNELMKRTPVGRKGNFISNIMWRNILGQAFYQFLVIWYLQTEGKWLFGIKGDNSDLVLNTLIFNCFVFCQVFNEMSSREMERINVFEGILNNNVFIAVLGSTVIFQFIIIQFLGDFANTTPLTLNQWIACICIGFIGMPIAAIVKMIPVGSS; from the exons ATGgagagctacctcaaggagaaCTTCGGGGCCGTGCAGGCCAAGCACTCGTCGGAAGAGGCGCTGGGACGATGGCGCAagctcgtcggcgtcgtcaAGAACCCCAAGCGCCGCTTCCGCTTCACGGCCAACCTCGACAAGCGCAGCGAGGCCACCGCCATGAAGAAAAACAACCAT GAGAAGCTGCGTGTTGCCGTGCTTGTTTCAAAGGCTGCACTTCAGTTCATCAACA GCATTGCTCCATCGAGTGAGTACAAGGTCCCCGCCGATGTCAAGGCAGCTGGTTTCGGCATCTGCGCTGAGGAGCTGAGCTCGATTGTTGAGGGCCATGATGTGAAGAAGCTGAAATCTCATGGTGGTGTCCAGGGCCTCGCATCCAAGCTATCCACTTCGGAGTCTGACGGCCTCGCCACGTCTGCAGACAAGCTATCGACCCGGCGGGGTGTTTTTGGTGTCAACAAGTTCGCGGAGGCGGAGTCACGTGGCTTCTTGGTCTTTGTCTGGGAGGCGCTGCAGGACATGACGCTCATGATCCTTGCTGTGTGCGCGTTCGTCTCGCTCATGGTTGGCATCGCTACGGAGGGATGGCCCAAGGGCGCGCATGACGGGCTCGGCATTGTGGCCAGTATCCTGCTGGTCGTGTTTGTCACAGCCTCAAGCGACTACCGCCAGTCCCTGCAGTTCAAGGACCTCgacaaggagaagaagaagatcacggTGCAGGTCACCCGGAGTGGGTACAGGCAGAAGCTCTCAATATATGAACTTCTCGCCGGCGACATCGTTCACCTCTCCATTGGTGATCAGGTGCCAGCTGACGGGCTGTTCATGTCAGGCTTCTCGCTTCTGATCAACGAGTCGAGCTTGACTGGAGAGAGCGAGCCAGTTGCCGTCAACGCTGAGAACCCATTCCTTCTGTCAGGGACAAAGGTGCAAGACGGTTCTTGCAAGATGCTCGTCACCACTGTCGGCATGAGGACTCAGTGGGGGAAGCTGATGGCCACTCTCAGCGAAGGTGGTGATGATGAGACGCCATTGCAGGTCAAGCTGAATGGTGTGGCCACCATCATTGGTAAGATAGGACTTATCTTTGCTGTCGTCACATTCGCGGTGCTCACCGAAAGCCTGTTCCGGCGCAAGATCATGGATGGCACGTACTTGAGCTGGACTGGAGATGATGCATTGGAGCTGCTGGAGTTCTTCGCCATTGCTGTCACCATTGTCGTTGTGGCAGTACCTGAAGGGCTACCGCTGGCTGTGACACTGAGTCTTGCATTTGcaatgaagaagatgatgaaTGACAAGGCACTTGTCCGGCACCTTGCAGCTTGTGAGACCATGGGCTCAGCGACCTCCATTTGCAGTGACAAGACTGGCACTCTTACGACAAACCACATGACCGTTGTCAAAGCCTGCATCTGTGGTAAGATCAAAGAAGTGGATGGTGATTCGGATACCAAGAGCCTGTTCTCCGAACTCCCAGACTCTGTCATGACGATTCTCTCCCAGTCCATATTCAACAACACTGGGGGAGACGTTGTCTTGAACCAGGATGGCAAACGTGAAATACTGGGGACACCAACTGAGACAGCTATTCTGGAGTTCGGGCTGTCACTCGGTGGAGACTTTTCGGCAGTGCGCAAAGCAAGCACCCTTGTAAAGGTGGAGCCATTCAATTCTGCCAAGAAGAGAATGGGAGTGGTAATCCAGCTCCCAGAGGGTGCACTGCGAGCACACTGCAAAGGTGCATCAGAGATCATACTGGCATCTTGTAGCAAGTACCTGAATGAGGAAGGCAATGTCGTCCCCCTGGATGAAGGAACCATTGATCACTTGAAGGCCACAATCGATAGCTTCGCAAACGAGGCACTTCGCACTCTCTGTCTTGCCTACATGGAAGTTGAGGATGGGTTCTCAGCCAATGATCAGATCCCGACAGATGGGTACACCTGCATTGGAATTGTGGGGATCAAAGACCCAGTCCGGCCTGGAGTGAAGGAATCTGTTGCCATCTGCAGGTCGGCAGGTATTACTGTCAGGATGGTCACAGGTGACAATATCAACACGGCAAAGGCAATTGCCCGGGAATGCGGCATTTTAACTGAAGGTGGCATTGCCATAGAAGGCCCAGATTTCAGAACCAAGAGTGAAGAAGAGCTTACTCAACTGATACCAAAGATACAG GTGATGGCAAGATCTTCACCACTGGATAAGCATACCCTTGTCAAGCATCTTCGAACTAAACTCGACGAAGTTGTGGCAGTGACTGGTGATGGGACAAATGACGCGCCTGCGCTTCATGAGGCTGATATTGGGCTTGCAATGGGCATTGCCGGAACTGAG GTGGCCAAAGAAAGTGCTGATGTCATCATTCTTGATGACAACTTCTCCACTATTGTTACCGTTGCAAAATGGGGTCGATCAGTGTACATCAACATTCAGAAGTTTGTGCAGTTTCAGCTCACTGTCAATGTGGTTGCTCTGGTGGTAAACTTCTCCTCAGCTTGCCTGACAG GGAGTGCCCCTCTTACTGCCGTGCAATTGCTCTGGGTCAACATGATCATGGATACACTGGGTGCACTGGCATTGGCTACAGAACCCCCAAACAATGAACTGATGAAGAGAACACCTGTTGGAAGGAAAGGGAACTTCATCAGTAACATTATGTGGAGAAACATCCTGGGACAGGCCTTCTACCAGTTCCTTGTAATTTGGTACCTACAGACAGAGGGGAAGTGGTTGTTTGGTATCAAGGGCGATAACTCCGATCTAGTCTTGAACACACTTATCTTCAATTGCTTCGTATTCTGCCAG GTGTTCAATGAGATGAGCTCGAGAGAGATGGAGAGGATAAATGTGTTTGAAGGCATTCTAAACAACAATGTGTTCATTGCTGTCCTCGGCAGTACTGTCATCTTCCAGTTCATCATAATACAGTTCCTTGGCGATTTCGCAAACACTACTCCTCTTACGCTCAACCAGTGGATAGCATGTATTTGTATCGGTTTCATAGGCATGCCTATCGCCGCTATTGTGAAGATGATACCGGTTGGATCTTCGTAG
- the LOC8054229 gene encoding cyclin-D5-3, with the protein MGDAAAAAASTSAPDTPTSILICREDGGGFLADADDDGDGADLVVARDERLLVVDQDEEYVALLLSEESASGSGGAPAEEIEEWMKAARSGCVRWIIKTTATFRCGGKTAYVAVTYLDRFLAQRRVNRRQEWALQLLAVACLSLAIKMEEQHAPRLSEFRVDAYEFDSASILRMELFVLSTLEWRMNAVTPFSYISCFAARFREDERRAILLRAVECVFAAIKATSSVEYQPSTMAVASILVARGRNLDALKAILGSSCPHIDTEHVYSCYSAMVQDDDKSPTRSTSTGVASSGVSVAAHAGSGSGSPSPGASVSVGANNAAGTATPDNHSNKRRRLRSPQRQ; encoded by the exons ATgggggacgccgccgccgcagcggccTCCACGTCCGCTCCCGACACGCCCACATCCATCCTCATCTGCCGGGAGGACGGCGGCGGCTTtctcgccgacgccgacgacgatgGCGACGGCGCGGACCTCGTCGTCGCCCGCGACGAACGTCTGCTGGTCGTGGACCAGGACGAGGAGTATGTCGCGCTGCTCCTGTCCGAGGAGAGCGCGTCAGGCAGCGGCGGCGCCCCGGCGGAGGAAATAGAGGAGTGGATGAAGGCCGCGCGCTCCGGATGCGTCCGCTGGATCATCAAG ACCACGGCGACGTTCCGGTGCGGCGGGAAGACCGCCTACGTCGCGGTCACTTACCTCGATCGCTTCCTCGCGCAACGGCGAGTCAAT AGAAGGCAGGAGTGGGCTTTGCAGCTGCTCGCGGTGGCGTGCCTGTCGCTGGCGATCAAGATGGAGGAGCAGCACGCGCCGCGGCTGTCGGAGTTCCGGGTGGACGCGTACGAGTTCGACAGCGCATCCATCCTGCGGATGGAGCTCTTCGTCCTGTCCACTCTCGAGTGGCGGATGAACGCCGTCACCCCCTTCTCTTACATCAGCTGCTTCGCGGCGCGGTTCCGGGAAGACGAGCGCCGGGCGATCCTCCTGCGCGCCGTGGAGTGCGTCTTCGCGGCGATCAAAG cgacgagctcggtggagtaccAGCCGTCGACCATGGCCGTCGCATCCATCCTCGTCGCACGCGGCAGGAATCTGGACGCGCTCAAGGCGATCCTGGGCTCATCATGTCCGCACATAGACACC GAGCATGTGTACTCCTGCTACAGCGCGATGGTTCAGGACGACGACAAGTCGCCGACGCGCTCGACGTCGACGGGGGTGGCGTCCTCGGGCGTCTCTGTCGCCGCGCACGCCGGGAGCGGGAGCGGGAGCCCCAGCCCGGGCGCCTCCGTGTCCGTGGGCGCCAATAATGCCGCTGGCACCGCCACGCCGGACAACCACAGCAACAAGAGGAGACGGTTGCGCTCACCTCAGCGACAGTAG